One Nitrospina watsonii DNA segment encodes these proteins:
- a CDS encoding phytoene desaturase family protein translates to MSKDWLKGVRSAYDTVIIGSGLAGLTAANMLARFGHRVLILEHHYNLGGLATWFKRKGGHIMDISLHGFPIGMIKTCRKYWSKEIADSIVRLRNIRFDNPQFAFGTTFDKDDFTDLMRERFGILKETIDEFFETVRAMNFYDDVKMTTRELFEKFFPGRTDVHRLLMEPITYANGSTLDDPAITYGIVFSNFMDKGVYTFQGGTNELIRKMKKELLKNGVDIRTHCLVEKVLVEDQQVTGVRVNGREIPAKAVLSNSNILNTIEKLTGVEHFSKEFIQEVRDVRLNDSSCQVYMGIRKGETIEDVGDLLFTSQQEEFSSEELLDFHTTSRTFSFYYPEIRPGHNQYSIVASTNARYKDWAYLSETEYQKKKDELIERTLDALERYVPGVRAKIDHVEASTPKTFKRYTTHPGGVSFGTKFEGLKVSRDLPNQVAGLFHAGSVGIIMSGWLGAANYGVIVANEVDKFVSALRKAKLEPVNA, encoded by the coding sequence ATGTCTAAGGATTGGTTGAAAGGGGTGCGGTCGGCCTACGATACAGTCATCATCGGCAGCGGCCTGGCCGGGCTCACCGCCGCCAACATGCTGGCCCGGTTCGGACACCGCGTGCTCATCCTCGAGCACCATTACAATCTCGGCGGCCTGGCCACCTGGTTCAAACGCAAGGGCGGCCACATCATGGACATCTCCCTGCACGGCTTCCCCATCGGCATGATCAAAACCTGCCGCAAATACTGGTCCAAAGAAATCGCCGACTCCATCGTCCGCCTGCGCAACATCCGTTTCGACAACCCCCAGTTCGCTTTCGGCACCACCTTCGACAAGGATGACTTCACCGACCTGATGCGCGAACGCTTCGGCATTCTCAAGGAAACCATCGATGAATTTTTTGAGACCGTGCGGGCCATGAATTTTTACGACGACGTGAAGATGACCACGCGCGAGCTGTTCGAAAAATTTTTCCCCGGCCGGACCGATGTGCACCGCCTGCTGATGGAGCCGATCACCTACGCCAATGGCTCCACTCTGGACGATCCGGCCATCACTTACGGCATCGTGTTTTCCAATTTCATGGACAAGGGCGTCTATACCTTTCAGGGCGGCACGAATGAACTGATCCGCAAGATGAAAAAGGAGCTGCTCAAGAACGGCGTGGACATCCGCACGCATTGCCTCGTCGAAAAAGTACTGGTGGAAGACCAGCAGGTGACCGGCGTGCGCGTGAACGGACGCGAGATTCCCGCCAAGGCGGTGCTGTCCAATTCCAATATCCTGAACACCATCGAAAAGCTGACCGGTGTAGAACATTTCAGCAAAGAATTCATCCAGGAAGTGCGCGACGTGCGTCTCAACGACAGCAGTTGTCAGGTGTACATGGGCATCCGGAAAGGCGAAACCATCGAGGATGTCGGCGACCTGCTGTTCACCTCGCAGCAGGAAGAGTTCAGCTCCGAAGAGCTTCTTGATTTCCACACCACCAGCCGCACCTTTTCGTTTTACTACCCGGAAATCCGTCCCGGACACAACCAGTACTCCATCGTCGCCTCCACCAATGCGCGTTACAAAGACTGGGCGTACCTGAGCGAGACGGAATACCAGAAGAAAAAAGACGAGTTGATCGAACGCACCCTCGACGCATTGGAACGCTACGTGCCCGGCGTGCGCGCCAAGATCGACCACGTGGAAGCGTCCACACCGAAAACGTTCAAGCGCTACACCACGCATCCCGGCGGCGTCTCATTCGGCACCAAGTTCGAAGGACTGAAAGTCAGCCGCGATCTGCCGAACCAGGTGGCGGGACTGTTCCATGCAGGCTCCGTGGGCATCATCATGTCCGGCTGGCTGGGCGCGGCGAACTACGGCGTCATCGTCGCCAACGAAGTGGACAAGTTTGTGTCCGCATTACGCAAGGCAAAACTGGAACCGGTCAACGCGTAA
- the ispF gene encoding 2-C-methyl-D-erythritol 2,4-cyclodiphosphate synthase, protein MFRIGNGYDVHRLVEGRKLILGGVEIPHTLGLDGHSDADALLHALCDALLGAAGLGDLGHHFPDTDDQYKGISSLLLLEKVNDSLRAKGFHVVNTDATLVAQKPKLASHIPAMRQNIANTLGIAIDQVNVKATTTEKLGFTGREEGLAAYAVALIQKV, encoded by the coding sequence GTGTTTCGCATCGGTAACGGTTACGACGTGCACCGCCTGGTGGAAGGCCGCAAGCTGATCCTGGGCGGTGTGGAAATCCCGCACACGCTGGGTCTCGACGGCCATTCCGATGCCGACGCTTTGTTGCACGCGCTGTGCGATGCGCTCCTGGGCGCGGCCGGACTGGGCGACCTCGGTCATCACTTCCCCGACACCGACGACCAGTACAAAGGCATCTCCAGCCTCCTCCTCCTGGAAAAAGTGAACGACTCGCTGCGCGCCAAAGGGTTTCATGTCGTCAACACCGACGCCACCCTCGTCGCGCAGAAACCGAAACTCGCCTCCCACATTCCGGCAATGCGGCAAAACATCGCCAATACGCTGGGCATCGCCATCGATCAGGTCAACGTCAAAGCCACCACCACGGAAAAACTTGGCTTTACCGGCCGCGAGGAAGGCCTCGCCGCCTACGCCGTAGCACTAATCCAAAAGGTCTAA
- a CDS encoding 1-deoxy-D-xylulose-5-phosphate reductoisomerase gives MKKISILGSTGSIGVNTLDVIERNPDRFQVVALAACSNVDVIAQQARKFRPQVVSLFDTTKVDALREQLKGLGIEVLAGQEGSIQVATLPQADMVVSGMVGCAGLVPTFRALKAGKALALANKETLVVAGKLMMEVAAKNGCPIIPVDSEHSAIFQALNGEQSERIKRIILTASGGPFRTFTSEQLEHVTRAQALKHPNWDMGAKITIDSATMMNKGLEYIEAKWLFGLETPVDILVHAQSIIHSLIEFVDTSVMAQLGMPDMRVPISYALSYPDRIECDLPSLNLAQMGTLTFEEPDFERFPCLQLAHDALDMGQTLPAVLNAANEIAVQAFLDELIPFKDIPEIIRMTLNHHTPSAVEEIEDVLEADRWAREETRKLVTVAH, from the coding sequence ATGAAAAAAATTTCGATACTGGGATCGACGGGTTCCATCGGCGTCAACACTCTGGATGTCATCGAACGCAACCCGGACCGGTTTCAGGTCGTGGCGCTCGCAGCCTGCAGCAATGTGGACGTGATCGCCCAACAGGCACGCAAATTTCGTCCGCAGGTGGTGTCCTTGTTCGACACGACAAAAGTCGATGCCCTGCGGGAGCAACTGAAGGGCCTCGGCATCGAAGTGCTCGCCGGGCAGGAAGGTTCCATACAAGTCGCGACGTTGCCGCAAGCGGACATGGTGGTCTCCGGCATGGTGGGCTGTGCCGGGCTGGTGCCCACGTTCCGCGCGCTGAAAGCGGGCAAGGCGCTGGCGCTGGCCAATAAGGAAACGCTGGTGGTGGCGGGCAAACTGATGATGGAAGTGGCGGCAAAAAACGGTTGCCCCATCATTCCCGTGGACAGCGAACACAGCGCTATCTTCCAGGCGCTGAACGGAGAACAATCCGAACGCATCAAGCGCATCATCCTCACGGCATCGGGCGGACCGTTCCGCACCTTCACGTCCGAGCAACTCGAACACGTCACGCGCGCGCAGGCGCTCAAGCATCCGAACTGGGACATGGGCGCGAAGATCACCATCGACTCGGCAACGATGATGAACAAGGGGCTCGAATACATCGAAGCCAAATGGTTGTTCGGCCTGGAGACGCCGGTCGATATCCTCGTGCACGCGCAGAGCATCATTCATTCGCTCATCGAATTCGTCGATACCTCGGTGATGGCGCAACTCGGCATGCCGGACATGCGCGTTCCCATCTCGTACGCCCTGTCCTACCCGGATCGCATCGAGTGCGACCTGCCGTCGCTGAACCTGGCACAGATGGGCACGCTGACGTTCGAGGAGCCGGATTTCGAACGCTTCCCCTGTTTGCAACTGGCGCACGATGCGCTGGACATGGGTCAGACCCTGCCTGCGGTGCTGAACGCCGCCAACGAAATCGCCGTGCAGGCGTTCCTCGACGAACTCATCCCGTTCAAGGACATCCCCGAAATCATCCGCATGACGCTGAACCATCACACTCCGTCTGCCGTGGAAGAAATCGAGGATGTGCTGGAAGCCGACCGCTGGGCGCGGGAAGAAACCCGCAAGCTGGTCACCGTAGCCCACTGA
- a CDS encoding caspase family protein, with protein MLQPKTTKLNEAFDLPPAQVAEILEQTLNKKDYAFSKETISPDHIVYSIEVGAAIGVGEQWLGYGSNTQVVVTITKGSNNKTNIVAAAGKNLSGQDPYVATRNVLDALKLDIRQTQPAPSKMVSTQIPATGNSDERGPKITILSPTFDFKTNKSKILLTGNVISSSKVKDIQILVNGKPLTETRGIAVVKAEKGGTFTHNIDLQDGENIIIVNVTEKNGKVGQRVIKGIRTARGTFQPKELAGAFKGQRWAVIVGVSRYENSRKGIPNLRYADADARMFYEFLKSPQGGGFADDHIIFLENENATLPKLKSALFDFLGKAIREDLVVVYFAGHGAPDPLNTSNLFLLTHDTDPDQMRSTAFPMWDLQTALARFIPSERVVVLVDACHSAGVGDVATRNIGDENVINRYLLELSKAGKGRAIFTASESGELSHESPEWGGGHGVFTWFMLEGLKGSADSDSDGVVSLGEMIDYTSEQVRRATKSSQHPDTSGYFDRNLPMAVLNTPGS; from the coding sequence ATGCTTCAGCCCAAGACCACCAAGTTGAATGAGGCCTTTGACCTGCCTCCCGCCCAAGTGGCCGAAATTCTTGAGCAAACGCTCAATAAAAAAGACTATGCGTTTAGCAAGGAAACCATTTCGCCGGATCACATCGTGTACTCGATCGAGGTTGGCGCTGCGATCGGGGTGGGGGAACAATGGTTGGGTTACGGGAGCAATACCCAGGTGGTGGTGACCATCACCAAAGGCTCCAACAATAAAACCAACATTGTTGCCGCGGCGGGGAAAAACCTGTCCGGGCAGGATCCCTATGTGGCCACCCGGAATGTGCTGGACGCCCTGAAGCTGGATATCCGGCAGACCCAGCCGGCCCCCTCGAAAATGGTCTCCACCCAGATTCCGGCAACGGGGAATTCAGATGAGCGCGGCCCTAAAATCACCATCCTCAGCCCGACGTTTGATTTCAAGACGAACAAAAGCAAAATCCTGCTGACGGGTAATGTCATCTCTTCCTCCAAGGTGAAGGACATTCAGATTCTGGTCAATGGCAAGCCTCTGACCGAAACCCGGGGCATTGCCGTGGTCAAGGCGGAAAAGGGCGGCACCTTCACCCACAATATCGATTTACAGGATGGAGAGAACATCATCATCGTCAATGTGACCGAGAAAAACGGTAAAGTGGGCCAGCGCGTCATCAAAGGCATTCGAACGGCCCGAGGAACCTTCCAGCCGAAGGAGCTGGCGGGTGCATTTAAAGGTCAGCGCTGGGCGGTCATTGTCGGCGTATCCCGTTACGAAAATTCGCGCAAGGGTATCCCCAATCTGCGTTACGCCGATGCCGACGCGCGCATGTTCTATGAATTCCTGAAATCCCCTCAGGGGGGTGGCTTTGCGGACGATCACATCATCTTCCTCGAAAACGAAAACGCGACCCTACCAAAACTGAAAAGTGCGTTGTTCGATTTTCTCGGCAAGGCCATTCGCGAAGACCTCGTGGTGGTGTACTTCGCCGGGCACGGCGCGCCGGACCCGCTGAATACGAGCAACCTGTTCCTCCTGACGCACGACACCGATCCCGATCAGATGCGCTCAACCGCGTTCCCCATGTGGGATCTGCAAACGGCGCTGGCGCGCTTCATCCCTTCGGAACGCGTGGTGGTGCTGGTCGATGCCTGTCACAGCGCCGGCGTGGGCGATGTCGCCACCCGCAACATCGGTGACGAGAACGTCATCAACCGCTACCTGCTGGAGTTGAGCAAGGCGGGCAAGGGACGCGCCATCTTCACCGCGTCGGAGTCCGGCGAGCTGTCGCATGAGTCGCCGGAATGGGGTGGCGGCCACGGCGTCTTCACCTGGTTCATGCTGGAGGGACTCAAGGGGTCTGCGGATTCTGACAGTGACGGCGTGGTGTCGCTGGGCGAAATGATCGACTACACGTCCGAGCAGGTGCGCCGCGCCACCAAGAGCAGCCAGCACCCGGACACCTCCGGCTACTTCGACCGCAACCTGCCCATGGCCGTCCTCAATACCCCGGGCAGTTAA
- a CDS encoding phosphatidate cytidylyltransferase, with protein sequence MKRILSALVLIPVVLGIVQYGSQELFSILVLGAVVAGWFEYSRMLDAMGTPGFHKLGLALCVLLTLCFYINGLYLVWLAAAPLVLLLHALTQGPILKHNLDQTGYTFLGVGYVAALMSFFILIRGLEPGHFMIYFLFLVIWGSDTAAYYVGRSIGKTRLAPEISPGKTVEGSLGGLLGGVLGALIAKYGFWHELALNHCLIMALFCGIIGQFGDLVESMFKRAAGVKDSGTLIPGHGGVLDRLDSLMFAGPAFYCYEILIRSPLPV encoded by the coding sequence ATGAAACGCATTCTGAGCGCCCTCGTCCTGATCCCCGTCGTGCTGGGCATCGTGCAGTACGGATCGCAGGAGCTGTTTTCCATCCTTGTATTGGGCGCGGTGGTGGCGGGCTGGTTCGAGTACTCACGCATGCTGGACGCCATGGGAACACCCGGCTTCCACAAACTGGGGCTGGCCCTGTGCGTTCTGCTCACCCTCTGCTTCTACATCAACGGATTGTATCTGGTCTGGCTGGCGGCGGCGCCGCTGGTTTTGCTTCTCCACGCGCTCACCCAGGGTCCCATCCTGAAACACAATCTGGACCAAACGGGCTACACCTTTCTGGGCGTGGGCTATGTCGCGGCGTTGATGAGTTTTTTCATCCTCATCCGCGGGCTGGAGCCGGGGCATTTCATGATCTACTTCCTGTTTCTGGTGATCTGGGGAAGCGACACCGCCGCCTATTACGTCGGCCGAAGCATTGGAAAAACCCGCCTTGCGCCGGAAATCAGTCCCGGCAAAACCGTGGAGGGGAGCCTGGGCGGGCTGCTGGGCGGGGTGCTCGGTGCGCTCATCGCGAAGTACGGATTCTGGCACGAGTTGGCTTTAAACCATTGTTTGATTATGGCGTTATTTTGCGGTATCATCGGGCAATTCGGAGATCTCGTGGAATCCATGTTCAAACGCGCCGCGGGCGTGAAGGATTCGGGCACGCTGATCCCCGGACACGGAGGGGTCTTGGACCGGCTGGACAGTCTCATGTTTGCGGGTCCCGCTTTCTATTGCTACGAAATTCTCATACGCAGTCCTCTTCCTGTTTGA
- a CDS encoding DUF488 domain-containing protein, whose product MPSKNSKPIRLYTIGFTKKSAEVFFARLKKAGVKKIIDVRLNNESQIAGFAKKQDLPFFLKKIGGIDYEHRPDLAPTQALIDEYRKEKKGVENFKKKYLKLVKQRKVEKALDPKDLDGACFLCSEDKAPDCHRHFLTQYLSQSCPTPIEVEDL is encoded by the coding sequence GTGCCCTCTAAAAATTCCAAACCCATCCGGCTATACACCATCGGTTTCACCAAAAAGAGCGCGGAGGTTTTTTTTGCGCGGCTGAAGAAGGCGGGCGTGAAGAAGATCATCGACGTGCGCCTCAACAACGAGTCGCAGATCGCCGGCTTCGCCAAAAAACAGGACCTGCCGTTCTTCTTGAAGAAGATCGGTGGCATCGACTACGAACACCGCCCTGATCTCGCGCCGACGCAGGCGCTCATCGACGAGTACCGGAAGGAAAAGAAGGGCGTCGAGAATTTCAAAAAGAAATATTTGAAGCTGGTGAAACAGCGCAAGGTGGAGAAGGCGCTCGATCCCAAAGACCTCGACGGCGCGTGCTTTCTGTGCTCCGAGGACAAAGCCCCCGACTGCCACCGCCACTTCCTCACCCAGTACCTGTCTCAATCCTGCCCCACCCCCATCGAAGTCGAGGATTTGTAG
- a CDS encoding beta-ketoacyl-[acyl-carrier-protein] synthase family protein: MRREDRIVITGIGLTAPNGNSLAEFRQNLLEGRSGVQKFQTRFMGEVLAGVCDFDELRYQKKKEVRRGTRAGSIAVYCANEAILDSGLDFATLDKSRIGVYIGTTEHGNVETENEVHNISQYGYDTKYWSHHHNPRTVANNPAGEVTLNLGITGPHYAIGAACAAGNLGIIQGLQMLRLGEVDLAFAGGVSESIRTFGIFASFKAEGALAEHADPTKASRPFDTARNGIVCSEGGCLYTLERLSDAEQRGAKIYGEIVGHHSNSDAYDYILPEPGRQAECMQAALKKAGLEPGDIDILNTHATATQLGDIQEAKALRLAFPAGSKVRINNTKSYIGHTMGAAGALELTGNLPAFDDGMVHPTINVDEVDPECDLSPLKLVANQPERLDQVDLIMNNSFGMFGINSVLIVRKFQK, encoded by the coding sequence GTGCGCCGCGAGGATCGGATTGTCATAACAGGAATCGGCCTGACCGCCCCCAACGGCAACTCCCTCGCGGAGTTCCGCCAGAACCTGCTGGAGGGCCGCTCCGGCGTGCAAAAGTTCCAGACCCGCTTCATGGGCGAGGTGCTGGCGGGGGTGTGCGACTTCGACGAGCTGCGCTACCAGAAGAAAAAGGAAGTCCGCCGCGGCACGCGGGCCGGGTCCATCGCCGTCTATTGCGCCAACGAGGCGATCCTCGACTCCGGCCTCGATTTCGCCACGCTCGACAAGAGCCGCATCGGCGTCTATATCGGCACCACGGAACACGGCAACGTGGAGACGGAAAACGAGGTGCACAACATCAGCCAGTACGGCTACGACACCAAGTACTGGTCGCACCACCACAACCCGCGCACCGTCGCCAACAACCCGGCGGGCGAAGTGACATTGAACCTGGGCATCACCGGCCCGCACTACGCCATCGGCGCCGCCTGCGCCGCGGGCAACCTGGGCATCATCCAGGGCCTGCAGATGCTCAGGCTGGGCGAAGTCGATCTGGCCTTCGCCGGGGGCGTGTCGGAGAGCATCCGCACTTTCGGCATCTTCGCCAGTTTCAAAGCCGAGGGCGCGCTGGCGGAGCACGCCGATCCGACGAAAGCCAGCCGGCCTTTCGACACCGCCCGCAACGGCATCGTCTGTTCCGAGGGCGGCTGCCTGTACACACTGGAACGACTCAGCGACGCCGAACAACGCGGCGCCAAAATTTATGGGGAAATCGTCGGCCACCACAGCAATTCGGACGCCTACGACTACATCCTGCCGGAACCGGGCCGCCAGGCGGAGTGCATGCAGGCCGCCTTGAAAAAGGCGGGGCTGGAGCCGGGGGATATCGATATCCTCAACACCCACGCCACGGCGACGCAGTTGGGCGACATCCAGGAAGCCAAGGCCCTGCGCCTGGCGTTTCCTGCCGGATCTAAGGTAAGGATAAATAATACAAAGAGTTATATTGGGCACACCATGGGCGCAGCGGGGGCTTTGGAGCTCACCGGCAACCTGCCCGCGTTCGACGACGGGATGGTCCACCCCACCATCAATGTGGACGAAGTGGACCCGGAATGCGATCTGTCTCCGCTCAAACTGGTGGCCAACCAGCCGGAGCGGCTCGATCAGGTGGATCTCATTATGAACAATAGCTTTGGCATGTTCGGCATCAACTCGGTATTGATCGTCCGAAAGTTCCAAAAATAG
- a CDS encoding Fic family protein codes for MTYNWQQPDWPHFRYDLDGIEDALFAFAERAGRVSGLLEGLPESTRTEALIDLMVAEAIKTSEIEGEYLSREDVLSSIRNNLGLGKSPQSKDKRAEGIGELMIDVRNTYADDLAQATLFAWHAMVMKGSKKIQAGKWRTHKEPMQVISGPIGKEKIHFEAPPSSRIPKEMKAFITWFNATASGQKSALKNPVVRSAIAHLYFETIHPFEDGNGRVGRALSEKALSQGIGRPVLLSLSKTMEANRKEYYEALKEGQRSNAITSWIAYFAGTVLAAQVQAEQEIDFTLKKTRLFDQYEGQLNERQWKVVTRMLEEGPKGFEGGMSAGKYIALTRTSKATATRDLQGLVEKGIFIPIGAGRNTRYEIKI; via the coding sequence ATGACCTACAACTGGCAACAGCCCGACTGGCCGCATTTCCGGTACGATCTGGATGGTATCGAGGACGCCCTCTTTGCGTTCGCGGAGCGGGCGGGGCGGGTGAGCGGTCTGCTGGAAGGCCTGCCGGAGTCCACCCGCACCGAGGCCCTGATCGACCTCATGGTCGCGGAAGCGATCAAAACCTCGGAGATCGAAGGCGAGTACCTGAGCCGCGAGGATGTCCTGTCGTCCATCCGCAACAATCTGGGGCTGGGAAAGTCGCCCCAGTCGAAAGACAAAAGAGCCGAGGGCATCGGCGAACTCATGATCGATGTCCGCAACACCTACGCCGACGACTTGGCGCAAGCAACGCTGTTTGCCTGGCACGCGATGGTTATGAAAGGCAGTAAAAAAATCCAGGCCGGGAAATGGCGCACGCATAAGGAACCCATGCAGGTCATCTCGGGCCCCATCGGCAAAGAAAAAATCCATTTCGAAGCGCCGCCTTCCAGCCGGATTCCGAAAGAGATGAAAGCCTTCATTACGTGGTTCAACGCCACCGCATCCGGTCAAAAAAGTGCTCTCAAAAATCCCGTCGTGCGCTCCGCCATCGCGCACCTTTATTTTGAAACCATCCATCCGTTCGAAGACGGCAATGGACGCGTCGGTCGCGCCCTTTCGGAAAAAGCGTTGTCGCAGGGCATCGGGAGGCCCGTCTTGTTGAGCCTGTCCAAAACGATGGAGGCCAACCGCAAGGAATACTACGAGGCGCTAAAGGAAGGACAACGATCGAATGCAATCACTTCATGGATTGCCTATTTCGCCGGCACGGTTCTGGCCGCGCAGGTGCAGGCGGAGCAGGAAATCGATTTCACGCTGAAAAAGACCCGGCTCTTCGACCAGTATGAAGGGCAGTTGAACGAGCGGCAGTGGAAGGTGGTAACGCGGATGCTGGAAGAAGGACCGAAAGGGTTCGAGGGAGGTATGAGCGCCGGGAAATACATCGCCCTCACCCGCACGTCCAAGGCCACGGCGACACGCGATTTGCAGGGCCTCGTTGAAAAAGGAATTTTCATACCGATTGGCGCGGGACGCAACACCCGGTACGAAATTAAAATTTAA
- a CDS encoding acyl carrier protein translates to MTREQVRTAILNIIAEIAPDEDLSTVKDEEKLRDQFDLDSMDFLDIVMELRKRFNLEVPEADYPELVTMKSCVEYLFPRLKDRHLVT, encoded by the coding sequence ATGACGAGAGAGCAAGTAAGAACCGCCATCCTGAATATCATTGCTGAAATCGCTCCGGACGAGGACCTCAGCACCGTCAAGGACGAGGAGAAGCTGCGCGACCAGTTCGACCTGGATTCCATGGACTTTCTGGACATCGTCATGGAACTGCGCAAGCGCTTCAACCTGGAAGTGCCGGAAGCCGATTACCCCGAACTGGTCACGATGAAAAGCTGTGTCGAATACCTGTTCCCGCGTCTCAAAGACCGGCACCTGGTAACCTGA
- a CDS encoding phytoene desaturase family protein: MVYDALIIGSGLSGLAAGIRLAMFNKKVLIVEKHVEVGGLNSFYVRKQRTFDVGLHAMTNYVPKGARNAPLSKLLKQLRFRHEDFRLCPQHQSEIRFPGKALRFTNEFAVLEEEVARAFPSQIDGFRRLVATIRDYDELNLDNSRFIPARTVVGECLSDPVLIDMLFCPLMYYGSASEGDMDFYQFVIMFKAVFLEGFAKPEGGMPYILNLLVEKYKTLGGELRMGAGVQAIHAPDGALQSVELENGETVLADKVLSSAGYVETLRLCDPCPVEEAQCEEGRMSFMECLFVLDRPPKDLGYDKSIVFFSTQPRFDYRVPGEAVDVTSGVLCAPNNFEYPEPAAEGMLRLTNQANYAIWNDMVRADYRAAKKACRERAVEEILQFFPDFRHNVVFTDAFTPKTIFKYTGHLNGAVYGAPHKIKDGRTPVRNVFICGTDQGFLGIIGATLSGISMANLHVLQAENKPEYGRI, translated from the coding sequence ATGGTGTACGATGCGCTCATAATCGGCTCCGGGCTTTCCGGACTGGCCGCGGGCATCCGGCTGGCGATGTTCAACAAGAAGGTGTTGATCGTCGAGAAGCACGTGGAGGTGGGCGGCCTCAATTCCTTTTACGTGCGCAAGCAGCGGACCTTCGACGTCGGCCTGCACGCCATGACCAATTACGTGCCGAAGGGCGCACGCAACGCGCCGCTTTCCAAGCTGCTCAAGCAGTTGCGCTTCCGCCACGAAGACTTCCGCCTGTGTCCGCAGCACCAGTCCGAGATCCGCTTTCCCGGCAAAGCCCTGCGTTTCACCAACGAGTTCGCCGTGCTGGAAGAGGAAGTCGCCCGCGCCTTCCCGTCGCAAATCGACGGCTTCCGCCGCCTCGTCGCCACCATCCGCGACTACGACGAACTCAACCTCGACAACAGCCGCTTCATCCCGGCGCGCACCGTGGTGGGCGAATGCCTCTCCGACCCCGTGCTCATCGACATGCTGTTCTGTCCGCTCATGTATTACGGCAGCGCCAGCGAAGGCGACATGGATTTTTATCAGTTCGTCATCATGTTCAAAGCCGTCTTCCTCGAAGGCTTCGCCAAGCCCGAGGGCGGCATGCCCTACATCCTGAATCTCCTGGTGGAGAAATACAAAACGCTGGGCGGCGAGTTGCGCATGGGCGCGGGGGTCCAGGCCATCCACGCACCGGATGGCGCGTTGCAGTCGGTGGAGCTAGAAAACGGCGAGACGGTGCTGGCCGACAAAGTGCTGTCGTCGGCGGGCTACGTCGAGACCCTCAGGCTGTGCGATCCCTGCCCGGTGGAGGAAGCCCAGTGCGAGGAAGGCCGGATGTCGTTCATGGAATGCCTGTTCGTGCTCGATCGCCCGCCGAAAGATCTGGGTTACGACAAGAGCATCGTCTTCTTTTCCACCCAGCCGCGCTTCGACTACCGCGTGCCGGGGGAGGCGGTGGACGTGACCAGCGGCGTGCTCTGCGCCCCCAACAATTTCGAGTACCCGGAGCCTGCCGCCGAGGGCATGCTGCGCCTGACCAACCAGGCCAATTACGCCATCTGGAACGACATGGTCCGCGCCGATTACCGCGCCGCCAAAAAAGCCTGCCGCGAGCGCGCGGTCGAGGAAATCCTTCAATTTTTCCCCGATTTCCGGCATAATGTTGTGTTCACGGACGCGTTTACACCCAAGACCATCTTCAAATACACCGGGCACCTCAACGGTGCCGTTTACGGTGCTCCCCACAAGATCAAGGACGGGCGCACGCCCGTACGAAACGTCTTTATTTGCGGGACAGATCAGGGTTTTTTGGGTATCATTGGGGCGACATTGAGCGGTATATCCATGGCCAATCTGCATGTGTTGCAGGCCGAAAATAAACCGGAATACGGGAGAATTTAA
- a CDS encoding DUF6567 family protein, with product MPKIKGKFLIVAVMMVFMASCTTYHPHSGSTGSGANITLAKGEYTVLGVGTGTSCADFIIGIPTSGENTFQQAVNKAVASKQGDLLVQSSADVKLNYFPTTFFSLWNQSCVTVQGMVIKLN from the coding sequence ATGCCCAAAATCAAGGGGAAGTTTTTGATTGTCGCAGTGATGATGGTTTTCATGGCTTCATGCACAACGTACCATCCGCATTCCGGTTCCACCGGGTCCGGAGCAAATATTACGTTGGCTAAGGGGGAATACACGGTGCTGGGCGTCGGCACCGGGACGTCGTGTGCCGATTTTATCATAGGCATTCCGACTTCCGGCGAAAACACATTCCAGCAAGCGGTCAATAAAGCGGTCGCCTCGAAGCAGGGTGACCTGCTGGTTCAGTCTTCGGCGGATGTGAAGCTCAATTATTTTCCGACCACCTTTTTCTCCCTCTGGAACCAGAGTTGCGTTACGGTGCAGGGAATGGTCATCAAGCTGAACTAA